Proteins from one Coleofasciculus chthonoplastes PCC 7420 genomic window:
- a CDS encoding DUF928 domain-containing protein has product MNTTRQKLITIIAGTASIVSLQMFGFLDLPEPRIFSSSKNLEILTSIWNDLPANAELNKTSTHRSSKQYIPPVASNPRRTIGSGSRGCRQSLTNDLVTLLIPSEEYAGQTTSGHPTLFWYLSQPVSVPMRFALVEPGVPEPLFEKQIDSPQAGMIQLQLPKDRPELQTGRTYKWSVTLVCNTKHPSANPVFISWIERVSTPAALEPQRLSTPPAKNNVPTQVWRDRAWSYAEAGLWYDALAAMSKVETANSNELATNDDFLALLEQVGLTQVTQQERLNIAKRP; this is encoded by the coding sequence ATGAACACCACTCGGCAAAAATTAATAACCATCATTGCCGGGACAGCTTCAATTGTTTCCCTGCAAATGTTCGGCTTCTTAGACCTACCTGAACCCCGGATTTTTTCGTCATCGAAGAATTTAGAAATTCTGACCTCGATTTGGAACGATCTACCTGCCAACGCAGAGTTAAACAAAACGTCAACCCATCGTTCGTCTAAACAATATATACCACCCGTGGCAAGTAATCCACGGCGCACCATAGGCTCGGGTTCACGCGGCTGTCGCCAATCGTTAACCAATGATTTAGTCACATTGTTGATCCCATCCGAGGAGTATGCTGGACAAACCACATCCGGTCATCCTACCTTGTTCTGGTACTTATCACAGCCTGTCTCTGTACCGATGCGGTTTGCTCTCGTGGAACCCGGAGTTCCGGAACCGCTCTTTGAGAAACAAATCGACTCTCCCCAAGCCGGGATGATCCAGTTGCAACTTCCCAAAGACCGACCAGAATTGCAAACTGGACGAACCTACAAATGGTCAGTCACTCTGGTTTGTAATACCAAGCATCCATCGGCTAATCCCGTATTCATTAGCTGGATTGAGCGGGTATCCACACCAGCCGCTTTAGAACCACAACGGCTATCTACTCCTCCGGCTAAGAACAATGTGCCAACACAGGTGTGGCGCGATCGCGCTTGGAGTTATGCTGAGGCTGGGCTTTGGTACGATGCCTTAGCCGCGATGTCCAAAGTTGAAACCGCGAATTCTAATGAGCTAGCCACTAACGATGATTTCCTGGCTCTGCTGGAGCAAGTTGGCTTGACTCAAGTGACGCAGCAAGAA
- a CDS encoding CHASE2 domain-containing protein, translating to MWKDLKQKIWAGRGVWTVAPGVAGLVILLRLFGFLQTWEWAALDQYFRWRPQEPVDERILIVGISEADLKKVGQWPIPDNVLAELLKKIKAQNPRVIGLDLYRDLPVLPGHDELVNVFEATPNLIGIEKINQQDPSASVAPPPVLDQREQVGFNNVVIDADGKLRRSLLYMLDNNQVSFSFSMRLALMYLAEQDIISQPSQANPLIFHLGKGTFQPFSANDGGYVSADDGGYQILLNYKGSARTFPRVSLTEVLEDRIPPDLMRDRLVLIGATATSLNDFFYTPYSGDKIATQERTPGIEVQANMISHLLSSALEGRSGLKTWSEPIEGIWIFLWSLTGATLCWVLRDAGGLAKLLPRWTVISLLFALVGLVGSSYLAFIISSWWIPVIPPALALLGAATATTGYIGNFEREERHTVMNLFGRHVTKQIAEAIWRDREQLLKEGRLRGQKMTATVLFSDLKGFSTVAENMSSEVLMAWLNQYMDAMAGTVLDHGGVVDKFIGDAVMAVFGVPIKRTTSAEIDQDAIAAVNCALAMAQKLQTLNQEWQRQGYPQTAMRVGIATGDVVTGSLGNAQRLDYTTLGDSVNVAARLESYDKTLDGGICRILINEETYQHLHNQFPTKQIGQVRLKGREQLTAVYQILL from the coding sequence ATGTGGAAAGACCTTAAACAAAAAATTTGGGCAGGGCGAGGCGTCTGGACGGTTGCTCCTGGTGTGGCTGGACTCGTTATTCTATTGCGACTTTTCGGCTTTTTACAGACTTGGGAATGGGCTGCTCTTGACCAATATTTTCGTTGGCGTCCTCAAGAACCTGTGGATGAACGAATTCTGATTGTGGGAATTAGTGAAGCGGATCTAAAAAAAGTTGGACAGTGGCCCATTCCGGATAATGTCCTGGCTGAACTCCTCAAAAAAATTAAAGCGCAAAACCCGAGAGTGATTGGTCTTGACCTGTATCGAGATTTACCAGTTTTGCCCGGTCATGACGAATTAGTCAATGTTTTTGAAGCAACTCCCAATTTAATCGGGATAGAAAAAATTAATCAGCAAGATCCTAGCGCTAGTGTAGCTCCTCCACCCGTGCTAGATCAACGCGAACAAGTTGGGTTTAATAACGTGGTGATTGATGCGGATGGTAAACTGCGTCGATCATTGCTTTATATGCTAGACAACAATCAAGTCAGCTTCTCTTTTAGTATGAGATTGGCATTGATGTATTTAGCAGAGCAAGACATCATATCTCAACCTTCCCAAGCGAATCCCCTAATTTTTCATTTAGGAAAGGGGACGTTTCAACCTTTTTCCGCAAATGATGGTGGTTATGTGAGTGCTGATGACGGGGGATACCAGATTTTGTTAAACTATAAGGGTTCGGCTCGTACCTTTCCCAGGGTGTCATTGACAGAGGTACTCGAAGACCGGATACCACCAGACTTAATGCGCGATCGCCTCGTTTTAATTGGGGCAACGGCAACTAGCCTGAATGATTTCTTCTATACCCCCTATAGTGGTGATAAAATTGCCACCCAAGAGCGTACACCTGGGATAGAAGTTCAGGCTAACATGATTAGTCACTTGCTGAGTTCAGCCCTAGAGGGGCGTTCTGGACTGAAAACTTGGTCGGAACCAATCGAAGGGATCTGGATTTTTCTCTGGTCTTTGACGGGTGCAACCCTGTGTTGGGTGTTGCGAGATGCAGGAGGTTTAGCAAAATTACTCCCTCGTTGGACAGTAATTAGCCTTTTGTTCGCACTTGTCGGTCTGGTCGGGAGCAGCTACTTAGCCTTTATCATCAGCAGTTGGTGGATTCCTGTGATTCCCCCAGCTTTGGCGTTATTGGGTGCCGCTACAGCAACGACAGGGTACATCGGTAACTTCGAGCGTGAAGAGCGACACACCGTTATGAATTTATTCGGTCGCCATGTCACCAAGCAAATCGCCGAAGCAATTTGGCGCGATCGCGAACAACTTCTCAAAGAAGGGCGTCTACGTGGTCAGAAGATGACTGCCACAGTTCTGTTCTCAGACCTGAAAGGGTTTAGTACAGTAGCAGAAAATATGAGTTCGGAAGTGCTGATGGCTTGGCTGAATCAATATATGGATGCCATGGCGGGAACGGTGCTAGATCATGGCGGTGTTGTGGATAAGTTTATTGGAGATGCAGTTATGGCGGTGTTTGGTGTACCAATTAAACGCACGACATCCGCCGAAATTGACCAGGATGCGATCGCAGCGGTAAACTGTGCTTTAGCCATGGCACAAAAACTGCAAACCCTCAATCAAGAATGGCAACGTCAAGGCTATCCGCAAACAGCAATGCGCGTGGGAATTGCCACAGGGGATGTCGTCACAGGTAGCTTGGGGAATGCTCAACGGCTTGACTACACCACCCTAGGAGATAGCGTAAATGTAGCGGCTCGATTAGAAAGTTACGATAAAACTCTCGATGGAGGAATTTGCCGGATTTTAATCAATGAAGAAACATACCAGCATCTACACAATCAATTCCCCACGAAACAAATCGGTCAGGTGAGACTCAAAGGGCGCGAACAGTTAACTGCCGTTTATCAAATTTTGCTGTAG